In a genomic window of Tripterygium wilfordii isolate XIE 37 chromosome 8, ASM1340144v1, whole genome shotgun sequence:
- the LOC120003679 gene encoding uncharacterized protein LOC120003679, with amino-acid sequence MLDWGPILIGLLLFILLSPGLLFQLPGNTHRMELGGFTTNGKAIVVHTLIFFVLFTILILALGIHIYSG; translated from the coding sequence ATGTTGGATTGGGGACCCATTCTAATAGGGCTATTATTATTCATACTACTCTCACCAGGGCTGTTGTTCCAGTTACCCGGCAACACCCACCGCATGGAACTGGGCGGCTTCACCACCAACGGGAAGGCCATCGTTGTTCACACCCTCATCTTTTTCGTTCTCTTCACCATTCTCATCTTGGCCCTCGGCATCCACATTTACTCTGGCtga
- the LOC120004077 gene encoding protein transport protein Sec61 subunit gamma, translating to MDAIDSVVDPLREFAKDSVRLVKRCHKPDRKEFSKVAIRTAIGFVVMGFVGFFVKLIFIPINNIIVGSA from the exons ATGGACGCCATAGACTCCGTTGTCGATCCGCTCAGAGAGTTCGCTAAGGACAGCGTTCGCCTTGTCAAGAGGTGCCACAAGCCTGATCGTAAAG AATTTTCGAAGGTTGCGATCCGTACGGCGATCGGTTTTGTGGTGATGGGATTCGTGGGGTTCTTCGTCAAGCTTATCTTCATTCCCATCAACAACATCATTGTTGGATCTGCTTAG
- the LOC120004209 gene encoding xyloglucan endotransglucosylase/hydrolase protein 2-like, whose amino-acid sequence MANYFTLQCLLLASFLLIVTCPHEGSAAVSFNDNYYITWGNNHAQLLNQGTELQLTLDQTSGAGFESKAMFGSGSFTMRLKIPAKKSSGVVTAFYLISKTAIHDEIDFEFLGHNGAPYTLQTNVFSNNVGGREQKIRLWFDPTIDYHSYTILWNSHQIVLFVDNIPIRVFKNKADIGVSYPSQPMHVTGSLWNGTWAAGGIPIEWSQAPFQAYFQGFTVTACPLQDYRQRQLCYNPNLWWNRRNYWQLNRQQQALLERTRKSVLTYDYCTDKSRYPRQPPECLYNQ is encoded by the exons ATGGCTAATTATTTTACTCTTCAATGTCTTCTTCTTGCCTCCTTTCTCCTAATTGTTACATGCCCACATGAAGGCTCAGCCGCTGTTAGCTTCAATGACAATTACTACATCACCTGGGGAAACAATCATGCTCAACTTCTCAACCAAGGAACAGAACTTCAACTtacattggatcaaacttctg GGGCCGGATTTGAGTCAAAGGCGATGTTCGGGTCGGGTTCTTTCACCATGAGACTGAAAATACCAGCAAAAAAATCTTCTGGAGTTGTTACAGCCTTCTAT TTGATTTCCAAGACGGCAATTCACGATGAGATCGACTTTGAGTTCCTGGGACACAATGGAGCTCCTTACACATTACAAACAAATGTGTTCTCCAACAATGTAGGAGGCAGAGAGCAAAAGATTAGACTTTGGTTCGATCCTACAATAGATTACCATTCTTACACTATTCTATGGAATAGCCACCAGATCGT GTTATTTGTGGACAATATTCCGATCAGAGTGTTTAAGAACAAGGCAGATATTGGAGTGAGTTACCCATCACAACCAATGCACGTAACGGGGAGCCTATGGAATGGCACCTGGGCTGCTGGCGGGATCCCGATCGAATGGAGTCAAGCTCCCTTCCAAGCTTACTTTCAAGGATTCACTGTCACTGCCTGCCCATTACAAGACTACAGGCAACGTCAACTGTGTTATAACCCAAATTTATGGTGGAACAGAAGGAATTACTGGCAGCTAAATCGCCAACAACAAGCATTGTTGGAACGAACAAGGAAGAGTGTCTTGACTTACGACTATTGCACCGATAAGTCCAGGTACCCTCGGCAGCCTCCAGAGTGCCTATACAACCAGTAA
- the LOC120004211 gene encoding xyloglucan endotransglucosylase/hydrolase protein 2-like, translating into MANYYCLQGGLLVFLLIVTWPHEGSADVSFNDNYYITWGYNHAQLLNQGAKLQLTLDQSSGAGFESKAMFGSGSFTMRLKIPGNNSNGVVSTIYLNSKTSIHDEIDLEFLGHNGPPYKLSTNVFSNNIGGREQQFKLWFDPTKHFHSYTILWNDHQIALFVDDVPIRVFKNMPDSGVSYPSQPMHVTGSLWNAEGWASGGIPTDWSQGPFKAYFQGFDVTGCPLEDANNRQACYASDLWWNGKNYWQLNPQQQALLDRSRKSYMTYDYCTDKSRYPQPPPECQYNH; encoded by the exons ATGGCTAATTATTATTGTCTTCAAGGTGGTCTTCTTGTTTTTCTCCTAATTGTTACATGGCCACATGAAGGTTCAGCCGATGTTAGCTTCAATGACAATTACTACATCACTTGGGGATACAATCATGCTCAACTTCTCAATCAAGGAGCAAAACTTCAACTTACATTGGATCAATCTTCTG GGGCCGGATTTGAGTCAAAGGCGATGTTCGGGTCGGGTTCCTTCACCATGAGACTGAAAATACCAGGAAATAATTCAAACGGAGTTGTTTCAACTatttat TtgaattccaagacatcaattCACGATGAGATCGACTTGGAGTTCTTGGGACACAATGGACCTCCTTACAAATTAAGTACAAATGTGTTCTCAAACAATATAGGAGGCAGAGAGCAACAGTTTAAGCTTTGGTTCGATCCTACAAAACATTTCCATTCTTACACTATTCTATGGAACGACCACCAGATAGC GTTATTTGTGGACGATGTTCCGATCAGAGTGTTTAAGAACATGCCAGATAGCGGAGTGAGTTACCCATCACAACCAATGCACGTGACGGGAAGCCTGTGGAATGCTGAAGGCTGGGCTTCTGGCGGGATTCCAACAGATTGGAGTCAAGGACCCTTCAAAGCTTACTTTCAAGGATTCGATGTCACTGGCTGCCCATTAGAAGACGCCAACAATCGTCAAGCGTGTTATGCCTCAGATTTATGGTGGAATGGAAAGAATTACTGGCAGCTAAATCCCCAACAACAAGCATTGTTGGATCGATCGAGGAAGAGTTACATGACTTATGATTATTGCACCGATAAGTCCAGATACCCTCAGCCGCCTCCGGAGTGTCAATACAACCACTAG
- the LOC120003680 gene encoding mediator of RNA polymerase II transcription subunit 30-like, protein MEAEDTPTSAGPPPKTSQELALEGQKHLEDTIEAAYQILSSMNDELCNPALWSTTSSSTTSAPTTVTTNGPSPLTSNGVLNNGDAASDSTHHMETGGTAGGSGNGTLDEARLRYKTSVAALRAVLIAIPDSRKAKSFETGSTASDSASPEDQSELEMLEEQASKLWKELANKNKHVKLLIDQLRDLITDISTWQSPCSV, encoded by the exons ATGGAAGCCGAAGATACGCCAACTAGTGCCGGACCGCCTCCCAAAACGTCACAAGAGCTAGCACTGGAGGGCCAAAAGCACCTAGAAGACACTATAGAGGCGGCCTACCAGATACTCTCTTCCATGAACGACGAGCTCTGCAACCCCGCCTTATGGTCCACGACTTCTTCTTCTACTACTTCTGCTCCCACTACAGTCACTACCAACGGCCCCTCCCCACTCACGTCCAACGGCGTGCTTAATAACGGAGATGCTGCCTCTGATTCTACACATCACATGGAAACGGGTGGCACCGCTGGCGGAAGTGGCAATGGAACTCTCGATGAGGCTCGCCTTCGGTATAAAACCTCTGTCGCAGCCCTTCGAGCTGTTCTCATTGCAATTCCCGATTCTCGAAAG GCGAAATCTTTTGAAACGGGTTCAACTGCCAGTGATTCAGCATCCCCAGAAGATCAATCTGAACTTGAGATGTTAGAAGAGCAAGCCTCTAAATTATGGAAG GAACTTGCGAACAAGAACAAGCATGTTAAGCTTCTCATAGATCAACTACGAGATCTCATTACTGACATATCCACATGGCAAAGCCCTTGCTCCGTCTGA
- the LOC120003275 gene encoding nuclear transcription factor Y subunit C-1-like — MENNQQAQSSAAYPAPAAPAATPYHHLLQQQQQQLQMFWSYQRQEIEHVNDFKNHQLPLARIKKIMKADEDVRMISAEAPILFAKACELFILELTIRSWLHAEENKRRTLQKNDIAAAITRTDIFDFLVDIVPHDEIKDETAGISAMVGATASGVPYYYPPMGQPAGPPPPGGMMIGRPAMDPSVYVQPPSQAWQSVWQTAAAAEDTSYGSGGSSGQGNLDGQG; from the exons ATGGAGAACAACCAGCAAGCGCAATCTTCCGCGGCGTACCCAGCTCCGGCGGCACCGGCTGCCACTCCCTACCACCACCTGCtgcagcagcaacagcagcagcTCCAGATGTTCTGGTCTTATCAGAGGCAGGAGATCGAGCACGTGAATGACTTCAAAAATCACCAGCTCCCTTTGGCTCGCATCAAGAAGATCATGAAGGCTGATGAGGATGTCCGCATGATTTCGGCGGAGGCACCGATTCTCTTCGCCAAGGCATGCGAGCTCTTCATTCTCGAGCTCACAATCCGTTCTTGGCTTCACGCCGAGGAGAATAAGCGCCGCACTCTCCAGAAGAACGACATCGCCGCTGCAATTACCCGCACTGATATCTTCGATTTCCTTGTTGATATTGTGCCCCACGACGAGATCAAGGACGAGACTGCTGGTATTAGCGCCATGGTTGGGGCCACCGCAAGCGGCGTCCCATATTACTATCCTCCAATGGGACAGCCCGCCGGGCCGCCTCCCCCGGGCGGCATGATGATTGGTAGGCCAGCTATGGACCCCAGTGTCTATGTCCAGCCTCCCTCTCAGGCCTGGCAGAGCGTGTGGCAGACCGCAGCAGCGGCTGAGGATACTTCCTATGGTAGTGGAGGCAGCAGCGGGCAAGGCAATCTCGACGGACAAGG CTAA
- the LOC120004210 gene encoding uncharacterized protein LOC120004210: MFVFVMFMAHTSDVYIVSMQDNVNDSRRRCAIVRYSIEVQAICLTLWELGFQSYDFFPPAPLSLAALGFLQLANLILSLPPSRLAQYVFRFGFRSLFVSIWVIVVYFFAVLISYTLVDPVTMVNRKTRAKRIRRESPPSSDSDYSDAEKGEESEEEFLPLDDSSEDDEEIIAAREKVMNFSRGWKSVAMLQESDKEDDGDNANVIDADVGGIDVDDGVGGSVRDAGVGGSEDAKENSESDGHLSEYLESSDPGSYRENGEEDPEFREDVVIKKSRYPRFKGNKGIPSFELGMLFQSNDEFKEAVTTYAIMSRKDIRFTKNEPKRCRAKCKGAADCKWIIFASYDKVIDSFQVKTYVSEHSCEPKRVLKSLTTKFLVSKFYDLVAAHPEIKIRYLKPFIERTLQLEINLTQCKRVRKRILADLAGNCVKEYAKLRDYAEELLVSNPGSTVSLLIDRQNENDPPSFKTFYCYFKSCKVGVLNGCRPVLGVDGCFLKGLVKGELLTAIARDGNNQMLPVAWAVVLVENTETWTWFLNLLRHDLGTAEGELWTIISDRQKGLVGAVAETWSKADHRFCRQHLYANWSKTHSGRHLKNLFWALAKSTNKYDFDKNYKNLERVHPEAAKDLMMCDPKHWCKAFFSAWPRCDSNDNNLCEAFNGTIVEARSKSIISMLEDIRRAMMRRFRDKKVGVNSWKHEYGPLIHKKILHNVNESHVWVSEWNGGGSYEVRHGTNQFVVRLRESECTCGAWQLSGIPCPQAIRALHDNGDKPEDYINLWYKTPIYLRAYQLPIEPIRGENMWPKSEQDVVVPPKLRKMPGRPKKKRRREINENVLKHKLSRVGRPVTCNVCKGKGHNARNKKCPGASSQRSTLTACRTPNQQTSPSIASASIATANMEGTTTGSCQTTQGQSSNSMAAPRSKYVSRFHKDCRAKSNPSKRTIPTGLGLYINPETGRSILNTSNG, from the exons ATGTTTGTTTTTGTGATGTTCATG GCACACACATCAGATGTTTATATTGTTTCAATGCAAGATAATGTCAATGACAGTCGAAGAAGATGTGCGATTGTGCGTTACTCGATTGAAGTTCAAGCTATATGTTTAACACTG TGGGAATTGGGGTTTCAGTCTTACGATTTTTTCCCACCTGCGCCACTCTCGCTTGCTGCGCTAGGGTTCTTGCAGCTTGCGAATTTGATACTGAGTCTCCCTCCTTCCCGCCTTGCTCAG TATGTGTTTCGATTTGGGTTTCGCTCCTTGTTTGTTTCGATTTGGGTTATTGTC GTGTACTTCTTTGCAGTTTTAATCAGTTATACCTTGGTTGATCCAGTAACAATGGTGAACCGAAAGACAAGAGCTAAGCGAATTAGAAGG GAATCACCACCAAGTTCTGACAGTGATTATAGTGATGCtgagaaaggagaagaaagtgaGGAAGAATTTCTCCCTTTGGATGATTCTTCAGAGGATGATGAAGAGATCATTGCTGCTAGAGAGAAAGTTATGAATTTCAGCAGAGGATGGAAGTCTGTGGCTATGCTACAGGAAAGTGACAAAGAGGATGATGGTGACAATGCAAATGTTATTGATGCTGATGTCGGTGGTATTGATGTAGATGATGGGGTTGGTGGTAGTGTTAGAGATGCTGGGGTAGGTGGTAGTGAGGATGCTAAAGAAAATAGTGAGTCAGATGGACATTTGAGTGAATATTTGGAATCTTCTGATCCTGGCAGCTATAGAGAAAACGGTGAGGAGGACCCTGAGTTTAGAGAAGATGTTGTCATAAAGAAGAGTAGATATCCACGTTTCAAAGGCAATAAAGGTATACCCTCTTTTGAGCTTGGCATGTTATTTCAGTCTAATGATGAATTTAAAGAAGCTGTCACAACATATGCAATTATGAGTAGAAAAGATATAAGATTCACAAAAAATGAGCCCAAAAGATGCAGAGCTAAATGCAAAGGGGCTGCTGATTGTAAATGGATTATTTTTGCATCCTATGACAAAGTGATTGACAGTTTTCAAGTGAAAACTTATGTGTCTGAACACTCATGTGAACCAAAAAGGGTATTGAAGAGTCTGACCACTAAGTTTTTAGTCTCTAAATTCTATGATCTAGTAGCTGCACATCCAGAAATTAAGATTAGGTATCTGAAGCCTTTTATAGAGAGAACATTGCAGTTAGAAATTAACTTAACTCAATGCAAAAGGGTTAGGAAGAGAATATTGGCTGATTTGGCAGGTAATTGTGTAAAGGAGTATGCTAAACTCAGGGATTACGCTGAGGAGTTATTAGTTTCTAACCCTGGTTCCACTGTTTCCTTACTCATTGATAGACAAAATGAGAATGATCCACCATCATTTAAAACATTTTATTGCTATTTCAAAAGTTGCAAAGTTGGGGTTTTAAATGGATGTAGACCAGTGTTAGGAGTTGATGGTTGTTTCCTTAAGGGGTTGGTAAAGGGTGAGCTACTAACAGCGATTGCTAGGGATGGGAACAACCAAATGCTCCCTGTTGCTTGGGCTGTAGTTCTAGTTGAGAATACTGAGACATGGACATGGTTCCTAAACTTGTTGAGGCATGATCTTGGGACAGCTGAGGGAGAGCTCTGGACAATAATAAGTGATAGACAAAAG GGATTGGTTGGGGCTGTTGCGGAAACATGGTCCAAAGCTGATCACAGGTTTTGCCGTCAACATTTGTATGCAAATTGGAGCAAGACACACTCAGGAAGACATTTGAAGAACTTGTTCTGGGCCCTAGCTAAGTCCACCAACAAGTATGATTTTGATAAGAATTACAAGAATCTTGAGAGGGTACACCCAGAGGCTGCTAAGGACTTGATGATGTGTGATCCTAAGCATTGGTGCAAAGCTTTCTTCTCAGCATGGCCAAGGTGTGATTCAAATGATAATAACTTGTGTGAAGCATTTAATGGGACAATAGTTGAGGCAAGAAGCAAGTCTATAATTTCTATGTTAGAAGATATTAGGAGGGCAATGATGAGGAGGTTTAGGGACAAGAAAGTTGGTGTTAATTCATGGAAACATGAGTATGGTCCATTGatacacaaaaaaattttgCACAATGTGAATGAGAGTCATGTATGGGTGTCTGAATGGAATGGGGGAGGGAGTTATGAAGTCAGACATGGTACTAATCAATTTGTTGTTAGATTAAGAGAAAGTGAGTGCACATGTGGGGCATGGCAACTTTCTGGAATCCCTTGCCCCCAGGCCATCCGTGCATTACATGATAATGGTGACAAGCCTGAAGATTACATTAATCTTTGGTACAAGACACCAATTTATCTGAGGGCATATCAATTACCAATAGAGCCAATTCGAGGAGAAAATATGTGGCCAAAAAGTGAGCAAGATGTTGTGGTTCCTCCAAAGTTGAGGAAAATGCCTGGGAggccaaagaagaaaaggaggagggaaATTAATGAGAATGTTTTGAAACACAAATTGAGCAGAGTTGGGAGGCCAGTAACTTGCAATGTTTGCAAAGGCAAAGGTCACAatgcaagaaacaaaaaatgtcCAGGAGCCAGCAGCCAAAGGAGTACCCTCACTGCATGTAGGACACCAAACCAGCAGACTTCTCCTTCCATTGCTTCTGCTTCCATTGCTACTGCAAATATGGAAGGGACCACGACTGGCTCATGTCAAACTACACAAGGACAGTCTAGCAATTCAATGGCTGCACCAAGGTCTAAGTACGTCAGCCGTTTTCACAAAGACTGCAGGGCTAAGAGCAATCCAAGCAAGAGAACAATTCCCACTGGTCTTGGTCTTTATATCAATCCCGAGACAGGTCGATCAATTCTCAATACAAGTAATGGGTAA